The following are encoded together in the Panicum virgatum strain AP13 chromosome 6K, P.virgatum_v5, whole genome shotgun sequence genome:
- the LOC120712533 gene encoding chaperone protein DnaJ-like encodes MAGGAKNGGGPSLYAVLGVASDCSDAELRSAYRKLAMRWHPDKCAGAGSSAGGADAAKARFQKIQGAYAVLSDPNKRILYDVGASDSDGDDDGAGEILGDILDAMSQAGPAQEPGKGESLEDLQRQFEELFLRPSPSSFCPPDDGAGKSAAKRRAARK; translated from the exons atggccggcggcgccaaGAACGGCGGGGGGCCGAGCCTGTACGCGGTGCTGGGCGTGGCCAGCGACTGCTCCGACGCCGAGCTGCGCAGCGCCTACCGCAAGCTCGCCATG AGATGGCACCCCGACAAGTGCGCCGGCGCGGGGagctccgccggcggcgcggacgcgGCCAAGGCGAGGTTCCAGAAGATCCAGGGAGCCTACGCCG TTCTGTCGGACCCCAACAAGCGGATCCTGTATGACGTCGGGGCCTccgacagcgacggcgacgaTGAC GGCGCCGGGGAGATCCTCGGAGATATTCTCGACGCCATGAGCCAGGCAGGCCCCGCGCAGGAGCCGGGCAAGGGGGAGAGCCTGGAGGACCTGCAGCGGCAGTTCGAGGAGCTGTTCctgcggccgtcgccgtcgtccttCTGCCCGCCG GACGACGGCGCAGGGAAGTCGGCGGCCAAGAGGAGGGCCGCGCGGAAGTAG
- the LOC120713463 gene encoding uncharacterized protein LOC120713463 has product MDYVVCNPATEKWVVVPDSGWSSKATYYKARIARLGFDPAVSSHFHVFEFIPDDVWYMDNEQMENSFDGRIEAVAIYSSKAGVWSLHKDYSEWGGHFAMPRDSKSVFFNGVLHLTTFYGMVVPIDVEGNILRGIPIPLPDYDEYNPGGVYVSQGQLYFSSMYKSDKSKDYELSVWVLVDYNSENWSLKLSVNPLHLLGAFYHSKFGYDFSVISIHPDHDMIFMVCGTENSNVL; this is encoded by the coding sequence ATGGACTATGTAGTGTGCAATCCTGCCACTGAGAAATGGGTGGTCGTTCCCGACTCCGGCTGGTCTAGCAAGGCTACATATTACAAGGCGAGGATCGCTCGACTGGGGTTCGACCCAGCCGTCTCCTCCCACTTCCATGTGTTTGAGTTCATACCAGATGATGTTTGGTATATGGACAACGAACAGATGGAAAACAGTTTTGATGGAAGGATTGAGGCAGTGGCCATTTACTCCTCCAAAGCTGGAGTTTGGAGTTTACACAAGGACTATTCTGAATGGGGTGGTCATTTTGCAATGCCCAGGGATTCAAAAAGTGTATTTTTCAATGGGGTTCTGCATCTGACTACTTTTTATGGCATGGTAGTACCCATTGACGTGGAGGGAAATATTTTGAGAGGCATCCCTATTCCTTTGCCAGACTATGATGAATATAATCCTGGTGGTGTTTACGTATCTCAGGGTCAATTGTATTTTTCATCTATGTACAAATCTGATAAATCTAAGGACTATGAACTATCAGTCTGGGTTCTGGTGGACTACAATAGTGAAAATTGGTCTTTGAAGCTCAGTGTCAACCCTCTGCATCTGCTTGGAGCATTTTACCATTCCAAGTTTGGATATGATTTCAGTGTTATATCAATCCATCCAGACCACGATATGATTTTCATGGTTTGTGGGACAGAAAACAGTAATGTCTTATGA